Below is a genomic region from Desulfobacter sp..
CCACTTCTGCCAAATATTTCTCATCATCCACAAAAAGGATGGTTTCCTGTCCCATTACCGTGCCCCTCCTTTACTGACAAGCCATTCCACAGTTACGAGACTCAGGGTCCCAATTTTTTGGGCATAGACCTGTTTATTAATTTTCAACTCTTGAATTTGGGTCAGAATATCAGATTAAAAGCTTTTTTGAAAAGGGATAATAAATTGTTCAATGCAATTGCCATCATTTTATCTTTGGAAAGCTCAATATGCAGGCGGTGTCACCCGGAATGATAAAAGCCCCCTGAAGCTGCCGGGTATATACCTTTGCCAAATCTCCGTTTAGGACAACAAAACACACCCGCGCATCATGAAATCGGTATAGACATAATGGCCACCATCACCTCCACAAGGGTAAACCCGCGGTGATCAAGGGGTGAATTCCCCAAAAAACCTGATCTGATCATGGAAAAACCGCTTCTTGTAAAATGTTTCCTTGTTCCATTTTTCCTGTCCTTTTTGGACTGCATCATCCTTGACCCGTCACAGGA
It encodes:
- a CDS encoding prepilin-type N-terminal cleavage/methylation domain-containing protein — encoded protein: MIRSGFLGNSPLDHRGFTLVEVMVAIMSIPIS